DNA sequence from the Falco peregrinus isolate bFalPer1 chromosome 1, bFalPer1.pri, whole genome shotgun sequence genome:
AGGCCATCTTTATCACTTACTTTCCCTGAAGAAAGCTGAGGACCTCCATTTGTATTGACCAAGTGGAGCCAGTTTAGCAAGCAAGAGTTAATAATACAAGTGCTCCAATAAACTGGTGGTTCTGCTTCCATGCTGAAGCCATGACCATTAGGTATTGGTTAACAATAGTGACTAAACAGCTGCTGTTCGTTTTCTGTGATGGTGCACACAAACCACTGGCTGCAACAAGCAGCTTAGCACAGCGACAGGTATGCTGAATATTTGTCTTTTGAGATAAACATATGAGGACATGACGTAACCTACAAGACTAATAAGAGAgcaaaacaaagattaaaaaaaaaaccctaaattattaaggaaaagagcaagaaaacaaaagactgaGGTCAGAATTATGTCATTAGATGTAAAAGTTAAATCATTTCAGATATCACTTTAAGCAGTCTATTGAAATTGGTGTTTGCACGATTTTTTATTCAACTTTTCTTCTCAGGAGCTCTTGTGAAGAGAGaacaaaccagcagcaaaagccCCAAACAGCTGCTCAATTCATACCTTTCGTGGGGTATTTATCCAGGCCAGATGACAAAAATGAGAATCCACAGAAACTGCCACCACTTTACAATTCACATCATTAAATTCATTTGCTTTGTTGCTGAAAGCCACAATTTCTGTGGGGCAGACAAAGGTGCTgggtgggaagagagaaaaggctTTAATGATTCTGCAATCTTTCCAGGGAATTTAGAAAAGACTCTCATGTCTGTTTCTAGGCACTAATGCAGCAGGGTGTTTTCTTTAGCTTTGTAATTTTAACGTTTCCCACTCAAGATCAGTTTCAGTCCATCTCAAAgcaacagccacagccacccagCTGGCACACTAGTTTTCAACTCTCAGTTCTAGACAGATTCTTCGCAGAGCTGGAGAAACCGTCTCTGCTAGATACTCTCTAGACAGTCTTTGGAAACTATAGCAGAAAGGACTGCAGGTTAAATCCTCCCCCACATGCCTGCATACACCAGGACACACTTGGTGAGTCAAGTCTCCCGGACAGGCTCAGCCCCATCTGTTCAGCTTTTCTCTCAGAGCTGCCTACAGCTGCAAttctgctggccctgctgcttaAAAGGAGGGAGTCTCCCAAGGCAACCCTGAACTGCAAGGCAATGCCCTCGCCCCAGCATCTGGCTGCATGAGGAACCACACCTGCATGGCCACGTCTACCTCCTGAAGCAGTCCCGGCAGCTAGAAGATGCTCTCCAGCCACCGGACCCGTTGCTTTCAAACACAGCGGCCATTTACCCCCAAGTCTTAACACTCACGCTCAAGGGCCGGCCACCCCTGCCGTGCAAGGCCTGCCCAAATAACGCAAAACCGGCCGCTTCGGCCAGCAACGATGTGCAGCCTCTGGTGACCTTCAGCAAGGCAGGAGGCCCATCTGAAAGGAGAGACACCCAAACTCACAAGTCCAGGGGGTAGAAGAAGAGGACGAGGTACTTCCCCTTGAAATCATCGAGGCTCAGCTCCTTGAACTCGCCGTTAACAACCGCCGTTCCCTTAAAAAACGGGGCGTGCTGCGTGACCGCGGGAGCAAGCAGCCGAGCGCCTGCGGGGAGAGAGCACGCTGCGGGCCGTGCCGCCAAGGgccgccccgccgagccccgggccgggccgccgcctcccgccggccGCAGCCGCCCGGCCCCCGCAGGCCGCTGGagccgctcccgccgcccggcccAGGCCCCGAGGCAtgcccgcggccccgccggcctCCCCGCACTCACCCAGGCTGAACTGGCGGCGAGCGCAGGGCAAGGGCCGCGCCGTCAGCCTCCTCCCGGCGGCGGGCACCTGCGGGGGGAACAGGGAGGGTCAGAGCcgcgggggctgcggccgggggcAGCCGGGGAGGGCCGCTCACTCACCGCGGCCCGCAGGAGCCTTCCCAGCGCGGCGGCCATGTtgagcgcggcggcggggg
Encoded proteins:
- the PRDX3 gene encoding thioredoxin-dependent peroxide reductase, mitochondrial, coding for MAAALGRLLRAAVPAAGRRLTARPLPCARRQFSLGARLLAPAVTQHAPFFKGTAVVNGEFKELSLDDFKGKYLVLFFYPLDFTFVCPTEIVAFSNKANEFNDVNCKVVAVSVDSHFCHLAWINTPRKSGGLGKMNIPILSDLTKQISRDYGVLLEGPGIALRGLFIIDPNGIIKHLSINDLPVGRSVEETLRLVKAFQYVETHGEVCPANWTPDSPTIKPTPEASKEYFEKVHK